From a single Botrytis cinerea B05.10 chromosome 4, complete sequence genomic region:
- the Bctsc13 gene encoding Bctsc13 has product MAVTLKVTNRSPKNPIKRLPTSIDIDETTTVQDVKDRLAKQAGGWDPNRFGIFDPEQKKILKDRKAFISQHKEVIIGKEILIKDLGPQLGWRTVYIIEYLGPILIHLGFPLLRPYIYSHPTTSIAPLSNSQLLSMSLIVLHFLKREYETVFVHRFSLSTMPARNIFKNCAHYWLLSGLYIAYFIYAPSSYTALSSPKIDYLNIAGVALYLFGELSNLKTHLTLSNLRSPGGTERGIPQGYGFSMVTCPNYFFETLAWIGMILVTKSLSTVIFAIVGTAQMQQWAVKKEKQYRVDFGDKYKKKRNVLFPTPGAFIKELTG; this is encoded by the exons ATGGCAGTCACATTAAAGGTCACAAATCGCT CTCCCAAAAACCCCATCAAACGTCTTCCTACCTCTATTGATATCGACGAAACGACTACGGTTCAAGATGTTAAAGACAGATTGGCTAAGCAAGCTGGCGGCTGGGATCCCAATAGATTTGGTATCTTCGATCCAGAACAGAAGAAGATCTTGAAAGATAGGAAAGCATTCATTTCTCAACACAAAGAAGTAATTATTGGAAAGGAGATCTTGATCAAGGACCTAG GTCCTCAATTAGGCTGGCGTACCGTCTATATAATCGAATACCTCGGTCCTATCTTAATCCACCTTGGATTTCCCCTCCTCCGCCCTTACATTTACTCTCATCCTACCACTTCTATTGCCCCGCTCTCGAATTCTCAGCTGCTCTCTATGTCACTCATAGTTCTTCATTTCCTCAAACGCGAATATGAAACCGTTTTCGTTCACCGTTTCTCCCTGTCTACAATGCCAGCTAGAAACATCTTCAAAAACTGCGCTCACTACTGGCTTCTTAGCGGTCTCTACATCGCCTACTTCATATATGCCCCCTCATCCTACACTGCCCTCTCATCGCCGAAAATTGACTACTTGAACATTGCTGGAGTCGCTCTATACCTCTTTGGCGAGCTTTCCAATCTCAAAACCCATCTTACTCTCTCCAACCTTCGCTCGCCGGGAGGGACTGAACGTGGAATTCCCCAGGGTTACGGATTTTCCATGGTGACATGCCCTAATTACTTTTTCGAGACGCTCGCGTGGATTGGCATGATCTTGGTGACTAAGAGTTTGAGTACGGTCATTTTCGCTATCGTAGGGACAGCACAAATGCAGCAATGGGCCgtcaaaaaggaaaagcaatACCGTGTAGATTTCGGCGATAAgtacaagaagaagagaaatgtcCTTTTTCCTACTCCAGGAGCTTTCATCAAGGAACTTACTGGTTAA
- the BcppoA90 gene encoding BcppoA90 has protein sequence MMRRLSSVFKNKDKENTKPSPASAENGATSSGGPARRLTLGVPKKSTSGNASSNPQVFEGPDHSVKRAGIVGTLESLGKVISTANRPLNTETGDGSYDTKQEQSGLLDDLKALRIKDLETLQMTMKQELGSSNLADDKTMLMEKLIQLVANLPGTSKTRVKLTEVLVDELWGSLEHPPASMLGDKYNYRQADGSFNNIRFPDIGKAGTAYARSVTPKIVQPNPKPDPGLIFDTIMSRENGGFKPHPNNISSMLYYIASIIIHDCFRTSHEDFNISMTSSYLDLSPLYGSNQDEQNNMRTLKDGELKPDCFSEKRLLGFPPGVGCILIMFNRFHNYVVKQLATINENGRFTPPKDNLPDDKKQAAWKKYDNDLFQTGRLITCGLYINIILLDYLRTIVGLNRVNSTWTLDPRIEMERNSKPGTEAGVGNQCAAEFNLVYRWHSCISQRDEKWSEDLYMKIFGKSYKEVTMQELLIGLGKLEAMTPEDPLQRDFAGMKRGTDGKLNDDDLVNELTASIEDLAGSSGANNVPAVLRAVEILGMEQARAWKCATLNEFRKHFGLIPHEKFSDINSDPAVYEKLKVLFDEPDLVELYAGLVCEDAKKPMDPGVGIGPTYTISRSILSDAVTLVRGDRFYTTDYHPANLTNWGVTEVKYDLNVNQGCVFYKLFIRAFPNHFSYNSIYAHYPLTIPSENKKIMEKLGRADDYSWDKPVKVPERKNIVTFDGVKSVLTNAEVFGVDNWRRGLAYLMGKPGANFMLAGDGDFFAERRNQMKECLYQDKWHESVKNYYESIVPRLLKRWSYNIGGTTNQVDVIRDIDNSAHVHFAANVFHLPLKTEENPKGVYTEHELYMVLAVIFIVIFFGDVDPAKTFSLRAAGLPVTQDLGQLVEQNVNFISKTSLVSGIVDTFMEENNALKDYGVHMVRHLLKAGLGVHETVWSQILPTAGAMVANQAQVFGQVLDFYLGDGKEHLPEINRLAKLNTAEADDILLHYLLEGIRMYGTFGAYRTCHQNITINDGSRKVECKPGDSVFVSFVSLAQDPKIYPDPKTVRLDRPVDSYLVYGVGSHACLGGEASRVALTAMLKCIGRLDNLRRASGPQGEMKKVPREGGFYVYMDKMMGSEFPFPTTMKICWDGGLNEPVPVVEKGKGKKNGA, from the exons ATGATGAGACGCCTGTCGAGTgtctttaaaaataaagacaAGGAAAATACTAAACCTTCACCTGCCTCTGCTGAAAATGGAGCAACCTCATCAGGCGGCCCAGCACGTCGTTTGACTTTAGGTGTGCCTAAAAAGTCTACTAGTGGTAATGCAAGCTCCAATCCTCAAGTATTCGAAGGTCCCGATCACAGTGTAAAACGCGCTGGTATCGTAGGAACTCTCGAGTCACTCGGAAAAGTCATTAGCACGGCCAATCGTCCTTTAAACACCGAAACTGGAGATGGCTCATACGATACAAAACAAGAGCAGTCGGGCTTGTTGGATGATCTCAAAGCATTGCGAATTAAGGATCTGGAAACATTGCAGATGACTATGAAGCAAGAACTAGGATCCTCAAATCTAGCAGATGATAAGACCATGTTAATGGAGAAGCTTATTCAG TTGGTTGCAAACCTTCCTGGAACCTCCAAGACTCGAGTTAAGCTTACGGAAGTACTCGTTGATGAGCTATGGGGATCCTTGGAACATCCACCAGCTTCAATGCTTGGTGATAAGTACAATTACCGACAAGCTGATGGCTC ATTCAATAACATCAGATTTCCCGACATTGGAAAAGCAGGCACAGCATACGCTCGAAGTGTTACTCCAAAAATTGTTcaaccaaacccaaaaccaGATCCAGGCCTTATATTCGACACAATCATGAGTCGAGAAAATGGTGGATTCAAGCCCCACCCGAACAATATATCTAGTATGCTTTACTATATTGCAAGCATTATCATTCATGACTGCTTCCGTACCTCGCAcgaagatttcaatatttcaatgaCCTCCTCTTATTTAGATCTTTCTCCTTTGTATGGAAGTAACCAGGATGAACAAAATAACATGCGCACACTTAAAGATGGAGAACTAAAACCGGATTGTTTCTCCGAGAAGAGATTGTTAGGTTTTCCTCCTGGAGTTGGATGCATTCTTATT ATGTTCAATCGTTTTCACAACTATGTAGTGAAACAATTGGCAACAATAAACGAGAATGGACGCTTTACACCCCCCAAAGACAATCTACCAGACGATAAAAAGCAAGCAGCCTGGAAGAAGTATGATAATGATCTATTTCAAACCGGACGGCTTATTACTTGCGGTCTCTACATTAACATCATTCTGCTCGATTATCTCCGCACAATCGTCGGTCTGAATCGAGTCAATTCTACCTG GACTCTTGATCCTCGAAtcgaaatggaaagaaacaGCAAGCCCGGAACTGAAGCTGGAGTCGGGAACCAATGTGCTGCCGAATTCAATCT CGTGTATCGATGGCATTCCTGTATCAGTCAACGTGATGAGAAATGGTCAGAAGATCTGTACATGAAAATCTTTGGAAAGAGCTACAAGGAAGTCACCATGCAGGAGCTTCTCATTGGTTTGGGTAAACTCGAAGCAATGACACCAGAAGATCCCCTACAACGAGATTTCGCTGGTATGAAGAGAGGCACTGACGGAAAActcaatgatgatgatcttgTCAACGAGTTGACCGCCAGTATAGAAGACTTGGCTGGGTCATCAGGAGCAAATAACGTTCCTGCAGTCCTGCGTGCTGTTGAAATCCTTGGGATGGAACAAGCTCGTGCATGGAAGTGCGCAACTCTAAATGAATTCCGCAAACACTTTGGCCTTATACCACATGAAAAGTTTTCAGATATCAATTCAGATCCAGCCGTCtatgaaaaattgaaggtTCTGTTCGATGAGCCTGATTTGGTCGAACTTTACGCCGGATTGGTTTGTGAAGATGCCAAGAAGCCTATGGATCCAGGTGTTGGCATTGGACCGACCTATACAATCAGTCGTAGCATTCTTTCTGACGCAGTTACATTGGTTCGTGGTGACAGATTTTATACCACCGACTATCATCCAGCAAACCTTACGAATTGGGGCGTCACCGAAGTCAAGTATGATTTAAACGTCAATCAAGGTTGCGTTTTCTACAAATTGTTCATCCGAGCTTTCCCAAATCATTTCTCGTATAATAGCATATATGCCCACTATCCTCTTACGATACCGTctgaaaacaaaaagattatGGAGAAACTCGGCCGTGCAGATGATTACAGCTGGGACAAACCAGTCAAGGTTCCAGAACGAAAGAATATTGTCACCTTTGATGGAGTCAAGAGTGTTCTTACCAATGCAGAAGTGTTTGGCGTTGATAATTGGCGCAGAGGTCTTGCTTACCTCATGGGAAAACCAG GTGCTAATTTCATGTTGGCTGGTGATGGCGACTTCTTTGCAGAGCGTCGTAATCAAATGAAGGAATGTCTTTACCAAGACAAATGGCACGAGAGTGTCAAGAACTACTACGAAAGTATTGTTCCAAGACTCCTCAAGAGATGGTCCTACAATATCGGTGGCACGACCAACCAGGTTGATGTCATTCGCGATATTGATAATTCCG CTCATGTACACTTTGCCGCCAATGTTTTCCACCTACCACTCAAGACCGAAGAGAATCCCAAAGGTGTATATACCGAGCATGAATTGTACATGGTGTTGGCTGTTATCTTCATCGTTATATTTTTTGGTGATGTCGACCCAGCCAAAACGTTTTCATTACGTGCTGCTGGTCTTCCGGTTACACAAGATCTTGGTCAACTAGTTGAGCAAAACGTGAACTTTATCTCAAAGACTAGTCTTGTATCGGGTATCGTTGATACTTTCATGGAAGAAAACAACGCACTTAAAGATTACGGTGTGCACATGGTGCGCCATTTGTTGAAGGCTGGCTTGGGCGTTCATGAGACTGT TTGGTCACAAATTTTGCCAACAGCAGGAGCAATGGTAGCAAACCAAGCACAAGTTTTTGGTCAAGTCCTCGACTTTTATCTTGGTGATGGCAAAGAGCATCTTCCGGAGATTAACCGTCTTGCAAAGCTCAACACAGCAGAAGCAGATGATATTCTCTTACATTACCTGTTGGAAGGAATTA GAATGTACGGCACATTCGGTGCTTACCGAACATGTCATCAAAACATTACCATCAACGATGGATCTCGAAAAGTCGAGTGCAAGCCTGGCGATTCAGTTTTCGTCAGTTTC GTTTCACTAGCCCAGGACCCTAAAATCTATCCCGATCCAAAGACAGTTCGTCTAGATCGTCCAGTTGATTCTTACCTCGTGTATGGCGTCGGTTCCCACGCTTGTCTCGGCGGTGAAGCTTCGCGTGTAGCTCTTACAGCCATGCTTAAATGCATTGGCCGACTTGACAATTTGAGAAGAGCATCTGGTCCTCAGGGTGAAATGAAGAAGGTTCCAAGAGAAGGAGGATTCTATGTTTATATGGATAAGATGATGGGATCCGAATTCCCCTTCCCGACTACGATGAAGATTTGTTGGGATGGAGGGTTGAATGAACCGGTACCGGTGGtggagaaggggaaaggaaagaagaatggcGCATGA
- the Bcnip100 gene encoding Bcnip100 has translation MAELEIGQTVELGNGAIATILWIGTDPIFASGDWVGVELEDGGGKNDGSVLGRRYFQCEMGKGMFVRPSTIAIIDRPAPPPKAPAPAKKPGRPSSVVAPAARRTNSVPDNGVKRKSMNAPSPSPMGRQPSGPSGLRSPTKSPTKQLYSAGTSVTSTPKTGTPANSRAPSAGVTRPRPSSVSRTSMGPPPPPGGRGKPLAGGSGLANRVGAPATRTAASRPTSLAPKRTLRPAPDRAPSGSSQVSTGHLSDGTHEMVDEEGLLSPSLRSDTDQLSPQASSPIFTRTGREASPAGSPAGQRIATSTAASREIEDLKTKLRVMEKKRMEDREKLKGLENVQAEKEKFEGIIQKLQTKYQPQQQELTDLRKQLKEFAARFEEVEGMQAEHESILEMATLDREMAEETAEVLRTELDALKQKTEELELEVEVLREENTELGGEMSAEEKTSQSYLQLERKNERLTEALLRLRDLTQQAEAELKDEIKSLQEDVRDLGSVKENYDAVKGKLAQSEAIIEDLRQQLDNALGAEDMIEELTDRNMSMSEQIEELKVTIEDLESLKELNDELEINHVETEKEMQEEIDFKESIINEQARRAAQQDETLDDMEYTLSRFRELVTSLQSDLEDIRASHAVTETESEQLNSRTRAMQDLNMKLQVSAAKTQVKTIDLELRRLDAQEASEHLSIVQLFLPDQFNTERDSVLALLRFRRVAFKANLLHGFVKERVNGQPPIGHEDDIFAGCDVLDKLVWVGAMCNRFFNAISHCSIEEFGKYEGALYELEPVERALNGWIDGLRRDELKEKQCASELQRTIALMSHLAEVHLGDSLANYADEVYMRTLVMQSQLENAAAAISSARTMVQTIIPSQEEDDELFEHFSKKTEAVITQTRSAKVIVGKAVREIEDMKARSLSLMPDTIESFEQCELATQQLADYTRHVGNDLFTVLHEEGRAEPYTYVEVQSTIYQTTSNILSTDESDLFSTYSNKLRLLNNQLINLSTLTSDLDKTLEFELATAPWILRSQELKSSKTVTVDTQEELRRLKEDNHERLRLIALRDQTLEESSVKIELLESRMRDATKKNERINELERKIEVAKNREAELAEAIELQNKELSTMEADREKWKKIADESKALGEVVSGSKAGQERAVATAREMDALKTEIASLQAAVRYLREDNRRVKLSERENMSWLDEPLIKSKSVEEQRKALVIAEGQDVLSELLTLATGENSRIYDLGAIKADRGKWRPAKSTPGYWVARQREEYEDWRTWKEEVVKKGRVLGEREGNVGRGVGTGRKGLKKDGERNVAAKVDLRWKDLEGKGAGRGREVEIVGAGDWEGVRREWGFV, from the exons ATGGCCGAACTCGAAATTGGCCAAACGGTGGAGCTTGGAAATGGTGCTATAGCAACTATTCTATGGATAGGGACGGATCCAATATTTGCTTCAGGGGACTGGGTCGGAGTTGAATtagaagatggaggaggcAAAAATGATGGCAGTGTCCTGGGAAGGCGATATTTTCAGTGTGAGATGGGCAAAGGAATGTTCGTTCGGCCATCTACTATTGCTATTATCGATCGACCTGCACCACCTCCAAAAGCGCCTGCGCCTGCAAAGAAACCTGGTCGACCAAGTAGCGTTGTTGCCCCGGCGGCACGAAGAACAAACTCTGTGCCAGATAATGGCGTAAAAAGGAAAAGCATGAATGCTCCAAGTCCCAGCCCCATGGGAAGACAGCCATCTGGCCCTTCAGGCCTTCGT TCTCCCACAAAATCCCCTACAAAACAACTATACTCCGCAGGTACTTCAGTTACCTCGACCCCCAAAACTGGAACACCTGCGAATTCTCGTGCACCTTCTGCCGGCGTTACAAGACCTCGGCCATCATCTGTAAGTCGAACATCAATGGGCCCGCCACCTCCACCTGGAGGACGAGGAAAGCCATTAGCTGGAGGTAGTGGTTTGGCAAACAGGGTCGGGGCACCTGCAACAAGGACAGCTGCTTCTCGTCCCACCTCTTTGGCCCCTAAACGCACACTTCGACCTGCTCCGGACCGCGCACCATCAGGATCTAGTCAAGTCAGTACCGGGCATCTTAGCGACGGAACTCATGAAAtggttgatgaagaaggacTGCTATCACCCTCACTGAGGAGTGATACGGATCAGTTGTCTCCGCAAGCTTCAAGTCCAATATTTACTAGGACTGGGCGAGAAGCTTCGCCAGCAGGATCACCAGCTGGACAACGTATTGCGACGAGTACAGCGGCTAGCAGAGAGATTGAGGATCTGAAAACAAAGTTAAGggtgatggagaagaagcgaATGGAGGATAGGGAGAAGCTGAAAGGTTTGGAAAATGTCCAAgcagaaaaggagaaattcGAGGGGATTATTCAGAAGTTACAGACGAAATATCAACCCCAGCAACAAGAATTAACGGACTTGagaaaacaattgaaagagTTTGCTGCTAGATTCGAGGAAGTGGAAGGTATGCAAGCCGAACATGAATCGATACTTGAGATGGCAACACTGGATAGGGAAATGGCAGAAGAAACAGCCGAAGTGCTCAGAACTGAATTGGATGCCTTGAAGCAAAAGACTGAAGAGTTGGAGTTAGAGGTCGAGGTGTTGAGAGAGGAGAATACAGAATTGGGAGGAGAAATGAGCGCAGAAGAGAAGACTAGTCAAAGCTATCTGCAActggagagaaagaatgaaagattaACGGAAGCCCTTCTGAGGCTCCGGGATCTGACACAACAAGCTGAGGCCGAGCTTAAAGACGAAATCAAGAGTCTACAAGAAGATGTTCGAGATCTCGGTAGCGTTAAAGAAAATTATGATGCGGTGAAGGGAAAACTTGCTCAGTCAGAAGCAATCATTGAAGATCTCCGCCAACAACTTGACAACGCTCTAGGTGCCGAAGATATGATTGAGGAACTCACTGATCGAAATATGAGTATGAGTGAGCAAATCGAGGAACTAAAAGTTACAATTGAGGACCTCGAAAGCTTGAAAGAACTTAACGATGAACTCGAGATTAATCACGTTGAAACCGAGAAAGAGATGCAGGAAGAAATCGACTTCAAGGAAAGCATTATTAATGAGCAAGCAAGGCGAGCAGCGCAACAAGATGAGACATTGGATGATATGGAATATACTTTGTCAAGATTCCGTGAGCTAGTTACTAGTCTACAAAGCGACTTGGAAGACATAAGAGCATCACATGCCGTCACAGAAACAGAATCGGAACAATTGAACAGCCGAACACGTGCAATGCAAGACTTGAATATGAAGCTACAAGTTTCTGCTGCCAAAACACAAGTCAAAACAATCGACTTAGAATTACGTCGCTTAGACGCCCAAGAAGCATCGGAACATCTGTCGATCGTTCAACTATTTTTACCAGATCAGTTCAATACAGAAAGAGATTCAGTTCTGGCATTGTTAAGGTTTCGACGTGTAGCTTTCAAAGCAAATCTTTTACACGGATTTGTTAAAGAGAGGGTAAACGGACAGCCACCTATTGGCCATGAGGACGACATCTTTGCTGGATGTGATGTTCTTGATAAACTCGTATGGGTTGGTGCCATGTGTAACCGATTTTTCAATGCCATCAGTCACTGCTCAATAGAGGAATTTGGCAAATATGAAGGCGCATTATATGAACTTGAACCTGTTGAGAGAGCTCttaatggatggatagatggttTGAGAAGAGACGAATTGAAGGAAAAGCAATGTGCTAGCGAATTGCAACGCACTATTGCTCTTATGTCTCATCTTGCAGAGGTTCATCTTGGGGATAGTCTTGCTAATTATGCTGATGAGGTTTACATGCGTACTCTTGTCATGCAGAGCCAGCTGGAAaatgctgctgctgcaaTTTCATCTGCGAGAACAATGGTCCAAACCATCATACCCAgtcaagaggaagatgatgagctCTTCGAACATTTCTCCAAGAAGACTGAGGCAGTTATTACCCAGACACGCAGTGCAAAGGTCATTGTTGGAAAAGCAGTCAgggagattgaagatatgaaaGCTCGATCATTATCACTTATGCCTGACACCATTGAATCATTTGAGCAATGCGAATTGGCAACTCAACAACTCGCAGACTACACACGCCATGTAGGAAACGACCTGTTCACGGTATTACACGAAGAAGGTAGAGCCGAGCCATACACATATGTAGAAGTTCAAAGTACTATCTACCAGACCACTTCAAACATACTTTCAACTGATGAATCCGACTTATTTTCTACCTACTCGAATAAGCTCAGGCTTCTCAATAATCAACTAATCAATCTCTCAACTTTGACATCCGATCTCGACAAAACCCTAGAATTCGAGCTTGCAACAGCTCCTTGGATTCTCCGATCTCAAGAACTGAAATCTTCCAAGACCGTAACCGTTGACACCCAAGAAGAACTCCGTCGTCTCAAAGAAGACAATCATGAACGTCTCCGTCTTATTGCTTTACGTGATCAAACTCTCGAGGAATCATCGGTTAAAATTGAACTTCTAGAAAGTCGCATGAGAGATGCGACCAAGAAGAACGAACGTATTAATGAACTTGAGCGCAAAATCGAAGTTGCCAAGAATCGTGAAGCAGAACTTGCTGAAGCAATCGAACTTCAAAACAAAGAATTGTCAACTATGGAAGCCGATCGCgagaagtggaagaagaTTGCGGATGAGAGTAAAGCATTGGGTGAAGTCGTATCAGGCTCTAAAGCAGGCCAAGAACGTGCCGTTGCTACTGCCAGAGAGATGGATGCGCTCAAGACTGAAATTGCTAGTCTTCAAGCTGCAGTTCGTTATCTCAGAGAAGATAACCGACGGGTTAAACTTTCGGAACGCGAAAACATGTCTTGGTTGGATGAACCGTTgattaaatctaaatctgtTGAGGAACAGAGAAAAGCATTGGTAATAGCAGAAGGTCAAGATGTGTTAAGCGAACTCTTGACGTTGGCTACAGGAGAAAACTCGAGAATTTATGATTTGGGTGCCATAAAAGCGGATAGGGGCAAGTGGAGGCCGGCAAAGAGTACACCAGGATACTGGGTTGCGAGACAGAGGGAAGAATACGAGGATTGGAGGACTTGGAAGGAAGAGGTTGTTAAGAAAGGAAGAGttttgggggagagggaggggaatGTAGGAAGAGGTGTGGGGACCGGGAGGAAGGGGTTGAAGAAGGATGGTGAGAGAAATGTTGCTGCGAAGGTAGATTTGAGGTGGAAGGATCTAGAAGGGAAGGGAGCaggaagggggagagaagTAGAGATTGTGGGAGCTGGGGATTGGGAAGGGGTTAGGAGGGAATGGGGCTTTGTTTGA